From one Humulus lupulus chromosome 8, drHumLupu1.1, whole genome shotgun sequence genomic stretch:
- the LOC133796486 gene encoding chaperone protein dnaJ 8, chloroplastic, producing the protein MAAATTGLIGLNGSSWIQFKESDKKRSAVNRVRVCRASYSSSPSSSVMDPYKTLRIQPGASESEVRKAFRQLALQYHPDVCRGSNCGVQFSRINEAYDIVMSNLREETTTRDLYESYDQGIDEPMRGMNDDWDMWEEWMGWEGAGIRDYTSHINPYI; encoded by the exons ATGGCTGCTGCTACTACTGGGCTTATCGGTCTTAATGGATCGTCTTGGATTCAGTTCAAGGAGAGTGATAAGAAGAGGTCTGCGGTGAACAGAGTTAGGGTTTGCCGAGCTTCTTATTCGTCGTCTCCTTCCTCTTCTGTAATGGATCCGTACAAGACTCTCAGGATCCAACCTGGTGCCTCCGAATCTGAGGTCAGGAAGGCTTTCAGGCAACTCGCTTTGCAG TATCATCCAGATGTGTGCAGAGGAAGCAATTGTGGAGTACAATTTTCCAGAATCAACGAAGCTTACGAT ATTGTGATGAGTAATCTGAGAGAAGAAACAACAACGAGGGATTTATACGAGTCGTACGATCAAGGAATTGATGAACCGATGAGAGGAATGAACGATGATTGGGACATGTGGGAGGAATGGATGGGCTGGGAAGGAGCTGGAATTAGAGACTACACTTCTCACATTAATccttacatttaa